Genomic segment of Paraburkholderia agricolaris:
GCGGACTACGCATTGCGGGGCGCGTCGCTCTGGCAGGACGGATGGGCGCCGGCGGCGCATGCAGGACGCGCCGGGTCGCTTATTTAAACAAGTACTGCGTGTGGCTTTCCCAAGCATAGAGCCCGGTTGGGAAGCGTCAAGAAGGGTAAGTACGGGCGAAGGAGAGAGGGCGCCGCCGGGGGCCTGTGAGCGGGGATCGTTGCGGCGTGATGAGCACGAGCCGGGTCTGGCGCGGCATGTATGTGCGTGCTGACGGCCGCGCCGGCTGCCGGGCCTGATTCCGGGCCACAGCGCGTGCGCCGGTTGTACGGGATAGGTCCGCCCCGTGCTCCGATTTCAGCGCACAGGGGACGATCAAGGAAGCCTGGCGAGACGGGTGTGAGCTTCAGTGCCAGTGGCCGTGTCCGCCGCCCCAATAGCCATGCCCACCACCCCAATAGCCATGGCCGCCACCCCAATAGCCGCCAAAGCCTACGCCGATCGAGACCGACGGGCCGTACCAGCCGGGGTAGCCGTAATAAGCGGGATACACCGGCGGCGGATAGTAGGCGGGATAGGCGGGGTAGGCCGGAGCCACGTAGACGGGCGGGGCGGCAGCAACCGTATAAGCCGGCGGCGGATTTTGCTGCGCGTTTTGCGCCTGCTGGGCCCGCTGTTGCGCCGACGATTGCTGCGTGAGCTGTGCCGCCTGTGGATCAGGCGGGCCGACTTGCACGTCCTGTTGCGTTGTAGTCGCGGGGACCGTGGCGTAATACGGATAGTAGCCACCCGGATAGTAACCGTATGGGTAGTAGCAGCCGGACAGCGTCAGCACGCTGACTGCTGCGGTGAGCGCGAGCCCGGTGTGTGAAATACGGGAGAAACGGCGCGGCAGTGGCTGGCCGATCATGCCAGGCGTGTTGATGATGCGGGACTTCATGACGCGCTCCTGTTGCAAACCGACGCCGCCATGCGGGGCGTATTGCCTTGAGCTTACGCCCCCGTCGCGTTCGCAGGATTGCAAAACCGTAACGGCTTATTTCACGTCATTGCAAAAACGTTCTTCGGCGCGACCGGCATGTCGCCGGTCGCGTTCGCGATGTCGCGCCCGCCGGTTCGTTGGTGCGGGCATCTTCGTTCTTTGTGATGGGTTGAGACAGTTGGCCCCGTGCGCCCTCGTGGCGAAAACGCCTCGCTAGTGCTTACTTGCCGCTTACTTGCCGACCTGATTGCCGATGATGCCGCCTGCCGCCGCACCACCCAGCGTCGACAGCGCATTGCCGCCGATCAGACCGCCTGCGGCGCCGCCCACACCGGCGCCGATCACCGTATCGCGTTGCCGGGTAGTCATGTTGTCACACGCGGAAAGACTTGCGGCAACAGCGACGATCGTCGCGAGCGCGCCGAGTTGACGAATCGATTTCATGATGCTGACTCCGTTCATTGTGTCTGGAAGTGGTTGCCT
This window contains:
- a CDS encoding glycine zipper 2TM domain-containing protein, coding for MKSIRQLGALATIVAVAASLSACDNMTTRQRDTVIGAGVGGAAGGLIGGNALSTLGGAAAGGIIGNQVGK